In a genomic window of Apteryx mantelli isolate bAptMan1 chromosome 2, bAptMan1.hap1, whole genome shotgun sequence:
- the HNRNPA2B1 gene encoding heterogeneous nuclear ribonucleoproteins A2/B1 isoform X5 produces MPRGDRESDWREKEQFRKLFIGGLSFETTEESLRNYYEQWGKLTDCVVMRDPASKRSRGFGFVTFSSMAEVDAAMAARPHTIDGRVVEPKRAVAREESGKPGAHVTVKKLFVGGIKEDTEEHHLRDYFEEYGKIDTIEIITDRQSGKKRGFGFVTFDDHDPVDKIVLQKYHTINGHNAEVRKALSRQEMQEVQNSRSGRGGNFGFGDARGGGGNFGPGPGSNFRGGADGYGSGRGFGDGYNGYGGGPGGNYGSGNYNDFGNYNQQPSNYGPMKSGNFGGSRNMGGPYGGGNYGPGGSGGSGGYGGRSRY; encoded by the exons ATGCCTCGCGGCGACAGAGAAAGCGACTGG AGGGAAAAGGAGCAGTTCCGCAAACTGTTCATTGGTGGCTTAAGCTTTGAAACAACAGAAGAAAGCTTGAGAAACTACTATGAACAATGGGGAAAGCTTACAGACTGTGTG GTAATGAGGGATCCTGCAAGCAAAAGATCAAGGGGGTTTGGTTTTGTAACATTCTCCTCCATGGCTGAAGTTGATGCAGCTATGGCTGCAAGGCCTCACACGATTGATGGAAGGGTGGTTGAGCCTAAGCGAGCTGTGGCTAGAGAG GAATCTGGAAAACCTGGTGCTCATGTTACTGTGAAAAAATTATTTGTTGGTGGTATTAAAGAGGATACTGAAGAGCACCACCTTCGTGACTACTTTGAGGAATATGGGAAAATTGACACTATCGAAATTATTACTGACAGACAGTCTGGTAAAAAGAGAGGGTTTGGCTTTGTTACATTTGATGACCATGATCCTGTGGATAAAATCGTAT TGCAGAAGTATCACACCATCAATGGCCATAATGCAGAAGTAAGGAAAGCTCTCTCTAGACAGGAAATGCAAGAAGTTCAGAATTCTCGGAGTGGGAGAGGAG GGAACTTTGGTTTTGGTGATGCGCGTGGAGGTGGTGGCAACTTCGGTCCCGGACCTGGCAGCAATTTCAGAGGGGGAGCCG ATGGATATGGAAGCGGCCGTGGATTCGGTGATGGGTATAATGGATATGGTGGAGGACCTGGAG GCAATTATGGAAGTGGAAACTACAATGATTTTGGAAACTACAACCAACAGCCCTCAAATTACGGTCCAATGAAGAGTGGAAATTTTGGTGGCAGCAGGAACATGGGGGGACCATATGGTGGAG GAAACTATGGTCCAGGGGGCAGTGGAGGAAGTGGTGGTTATGGAGGGAGGAGCCGTTATTGA
- the HNRNPA2B1 gene encoding heterogeneous nuclear ribonucleoproteins A2/B1 isoform X4 has protein sequence MPRGDRESDWREKEQFRKLFIGGLSFETTEESLRNYYEQWGKLTDCVVMRDPASKRSRGFGFVTFSSMAEVDAAMAARPHTIDGRVVEPKRAVAREESGKPGAHVTVKKLFVGGIKEDTEEHHLRDYFEEYGKIDTIEIITDRQSGKKRGFGFVTFDDHDPVDKIVLQKYHTINGHNAEVRKALSRQEMQEVQNSRSGRGGNFGFGDARGGGGNFGPGPGSNFRGGAGKTDGYGSGRGFGDGYNGYGGGPGGNYGSGNYNDFGNYNQQPSNYGPMKSGNFGGSRNMGGPYGGGNYGPGGSGGSGGYGGRSRY, from the exons ATGCCTCGCGGCGACAGAGAAAGCGACTGG AGGGAAAAGGAGCAGTTCCGCAAACTGTTCATTGGTGGCTTAAGCTTTGAAACAACAGAAGAAAGCTTGAGAAACTACTATGAACAATGGGGAAAGCTTACAGACTGTGTG GTAATGAGGGATCCTGCAAGCAAAAGATCAAGGGGGTTTGGTTTTGTAACATTCTCCTCCATGGCTGAAGTTGATGCAGCTATGGCTGCAAGGCCTCACACGATTGATGGAAGGGTGGTTGAGCCTAAGCGAGCTGTGGCTAGAGAG GAATCTGGAAAACCTGGTGCTCATGTTACTGTGAAAAAATTATTTGTTGGTGGTATTAAAGAGGATACTGAAGAGCACCACCTTCGTGACTACTTTGAGGAATATGGGAAAATTGACACTATCGAAATTATTACTGACAGACAGTCTGGTAAAAAGAGAGGGTTTGGCTTTGTTACATTTGATGACCATGATCCTGTGGATAAAATCGTAT TGCAGAAGTATCACACCATCAATGGCCATAATGCAGAAGTAAGGAAAGCTCTCTCTAGACAGGAAATGCAAGAAGTTCAGAATTCTCGGAGTGGGAGAGGAG GGAACTTTGGTTTTGGTGATGCGCGTGGAGGTGGTGGCAACTTCGGTCCCGGACCTGGCAGCAATTTCAGAGGGGGAGCCGGTAAGACAG ATGGATATGGAAGCGGCCGTGGATTCGGTGATGGGTATAATGGATATGGTGGAGGACCTGGAG GCAATTATGGAAGTGGAAACTACAATGATTTTGGAAACTACAACCAACAGCCCTCAAATTACGGTCCAATGAAGAGTGGAAATTTTGGTGGCAGCAGGAACATGGGGGGACCATATGGTGGAG GAAACTATGGTCCAGGGGGCAGTGGAGGAAGTGGTGGTTATGGAGGGAGGAGCCGTTATTGA
- the HNRNPA2B1 gene encoding heterogeneous nuclear ribonucleoproteins A2/B1 isoform X1 translates to MPRGDRESDWREKEQFRKLFIGGLSFETTEESLRNYYEQWGKLTDCVVMRDPASKRSRGFGFVTFSSMAEVDAAMAARPHTIDGRVVEPKRAVAREESGKPGAHVTVKKLFVGGIKEDTEEHHLRDYFEEYGKIDTIEIITDRQSGKKRGFGFVTFDDHDPVDKIVLQKYHTINGHNAEVRKALSRQEMQEVQNSRSGRGGNFGFGDARGGGGNFGPGPGSNFRGGAGKTDGYGSGRGFGDGYNGYGGGPGGGNFGGSPGYGGGRGGYGGGGPGYGNQGGGYGGGYDNYGGGNYGSGNYNDFGNYNQQPSNYGPMKSGNFGGSRNMGGPYGGGNYGPGGSGGSGGYGGRSRY, encoded by the exons ATGCCTCGCGGCGACAGAGAAAGCGACTGG AGGGAAAAGGAGCAGTTCCGCAAACTGTTCATTGGTGGCTTAAGCTTTGAAACAACAGAAGAAAGCTTGAGAAACTACTATGAACAATGGGGAAAGCTTACAGACTGTGTG GTAATGAGGGATCCTGCAAGCAAAAGATCAAGGGGGTTTGGTTTTGTAACATTCTCCTCCATGGCTGAAGTTGATGCAGCTATGGCTGCAAGGCCTCACACGATTGATGGAAGGGTGGTTGAGCCTAAGCGAGCTGTGGCTAGAGAG GAATCTGGAAAACCTGGTGCTCATGTTACTGTGAAAAAATTATTTGTTGGTGGTATTAAAGAGGATACTGAAGAGCACCACCTTCGTGACTACTTTGAGGAATATGGGAAAATTGACACTATCGAAATTATTACTGACAGACAGTCTGGTAAAAAGAGAGGGTTTGGCTTTGTTACATTTGATGACCATGATCCTGTGGATAAAATCGTAT TGCAGAAGTATCACACCATCAATGGCCATAATGCAGAAGTAAGGAAAGCTCTCTCTAGACAGGAAATGCAAGAAGTTCAGAATTCTCGGAGTGGGAGAGGAG GGAACTTTGGTTTTGGTGATGCGCGTGGAGGTGGTGGCAACTTCGGTCCCGGACCTGGCAGCAATTTCAGAGGGGGAGCCGGTAAGACAG ATGGATATGGAAGCGGCCGTGGATTCGGTGATGGGTATAATGGATATGGTGGAGGACCTGGAG GTGGCAACTTTGGAGGTAGTCCTGGttatggaggaggaagaggaggatatGGTGGAGGAGGACCTGGATATGGCAACCAGGGTGGGGGCTATGGAGGTGGTTATGACAACTATGGAGGAG GCAATTATGGAAGTGGAAACTACAATGATTTTGGAAACTACAACCAACAGCCCTCAAATTACGGTCCAATGAAGAGTGGAAATTTTGGTGGCAGCAGGAACATGGGGGGACCATATGGTGGAG GAAACTATGGTCCAGGGGGCAGTGGAGGAAGTGGTGGTTATGGAGGGAGGAGCCGTTATTGA
- the HNRNPA2B1 gene encoding heterogeneous nuclear ribonucleoproteins A2/B1 isoform X2, protein MPRGDRESDWREKEQFRKLFIGGLSFETTEESLRNYYEQWGKLTDCVVMRDPASKRSRGFGFVTFSSMAEVDAAMAARPHTIDGRVVEPKRAVAREESGKPGAHVTVKKLFVGGIKEDTEEHHLRDYFEEYGKIDTIEIITDRQSGKKRGFGFVTFDDHDPVDKIVLQKYHTINGHNAEVRKALSRQEMQEVQNSRSGRGGNFGFGDARGGGGNFGPGPGSNFRGGADGYGSGRGFGDGYNGYGGGPGGGNFGGSPGYGGGRGGYGGGGPGYGNQGGGYGGGYDNYGGGNYGSGNYNDFGNYNQQPSNYGPMKSGNFGGSRNMGGPYGGGNYGPGGSGGSGGYGGRSRY, encoded by the exons ATGCCTCGCGGCGACAGAGAAAGCGACTGG AGGGAAAAGGAGCAGTTCCGCAAACTGTTCATTGGTGGCTTAAGCTTTGAAACAACAGAAGAAAGCTTGAGAAACTACTATGAACAATGGGGAAAGCTTACAGACTGTGTG GTAATGAGGGATCCTGCAAGCAAAAGATCAAGGGGGTTTGGTTTTGTAACATTCTCCTCCATGGCTGAAGTTGATGCAGCTATGGCTGCAAGGCCTCACACGATTGATGGAAGGGTGGTTGAGCCTAAGCGAGCTGTGGCTAGAGAG GAATCTGGAAAACCTGGTGCTCATGTTACTGTGAAAAAATTATTTGTTGGTGGTATTAAAGAGGATACTGAAGAGCACCACCTTCGTGACTACTTTGAGGAATATGGGAAAATTGACACTATCGAAATTATTACTGACAGACAGTCTGGTAAAAAGAGAGGGTTTGGCTTTGTTACATTTGATGACCATGATCCTGTGGATAAAATCGTAT TGCAGAAGTATCACACCATCAATGGCCATAATGCAGAAGTAAGGAAAGCTCTCTCTAGACAGGAAATGCAAGAAGTTCAGAATTCTCGGAGTGGGAGAGGAG GGAACTTTGGTTTTGGTGATGCGCGTGGAGGTGGTGGCAACTTCGGTCCCGGACCTGGCAGCAATTTCAGAGGGGGAGCCG ATGGATATGGAAGCGGCCGTGGATTCGGTGATGGGTATAATGGATATGGTGGAGGACCTGGAG GTGGCAACTTTGGAGGTAGTCCTGGttatggaggaggaagaggaggatatGGTGGAGGAGGACCTGGATATGGCAACCAGGGTGGGGGCTATGGAGGTGGTTATGACAACTATGGAGGAG GCAATTATGGAAGTGGAAACTACAATGATTTTGGAAACTACAACCAACAGCCCTCAAATTACGGTCCAATGAAGAGTGGAAATTTTGGTGGCAGCAGGAACATGGGGGGACCATATGGTGGAG GAAACTATGGTCCAGGGGGCAGTGGAGGAAGTGGTGGTTATGGAGGGAGGAGCCGTTATTGA
- the HNRNPA2B1 gene encoding heterogeneous nuclear ribonucleoproteins A2/B1 isoform X3: MKNMREKEQFRKLFIGGLSFETTEESLRNYYEQWGKLTDCVVMRDPASKRSRGFGFVTFSSMAEVDAAMAARPHTIDGRVVEPKRAVAREESGKPGAHVTVKKLFVGGIKEDTEEHHLRDYFEEYGKIDTIEIITDRQSGKKRGFGFVTFDDHDPVDKIVLQKYHTINGHNAEVRKALSRQEMQEVQNSRSGRGGNFGFGDARGGGGNFGPGPGSNFRGGAGKTDGYGSGRGFGDGYNGYGGGPGGGNFGGSPGYGGGRGGYGGGGPGYGNQGGGYGGGYDNYGGGNYGSGNYNDFGNYNQQPSNYGPMKSGNFGGSRNMGGPYGGGNYGPGGSGGSGGYGGRSRY; this comes from the exons ATGAAGAATATG AGGGAAAAGGAGCAGTTCCGCAAACTGTTCATTGGTGGCTTAAGCTTTGAAACAACAGAAGAAAGCTTGAGAAACTACTATGAACAATGGGGAAAGCTTACAGACTGTGTG GTAATGAGGGATCCTGCAAGCAAAAGATCAAGGGGGTTTGGTTTTGTAACATTCTCCTCCATGGCTGAAGTTGATGCAGCTATGGCTGCAAGGCCTCACACGATTGATGGAAGGGTGGTTGAGCCTAAGCGAGCTGTGGCTAGAGAG GAATCTGGAAAACCTGGTGCTCATGTTACTGTGAAAAAATTATTTGTTGGTGGTATTAAAGAGGATACTGAAGAGCACCACCTTCGTGACTACTTTGAGGAATATGGGAAAATTGACACTATCGAAATTATTACTGACAGACAGTCTGGTAAAAAGAGAGGGTTTGGCTTTGTTACATTTGATGACCATGATCCTGTGGATAAAATCGTAT TGCAGAAGTATCACACCATCAATGGCCATAATGCAGAAGTAAGGAAAGCTCTCTCTAGACAGGAAATGCAAGAAGTTCAGAATTCTCGGAGTGGGAGAGGAG GGAACTTTGGTTTTGGTGATGCGCGTGGAGGTGGTGGCAACTTCGGTCCCGGACCTGGCAGCAATTTCAGAGGGGGAGCCGGTAAGACAG ATGGATATGGAAGCGGCCGTGGATTCGGTGATGGGTATAATGGATATGGTGGAGGACCTGGAG GTGGCAACTTTGGAGGTAGTCCTGGttatggaggaggaagaggaggatatGGTGGAGGAGGACCTGGATATGGCAACCAGGGTGGGGGCTATGGAGGTGGTTATGACAACTATGGAGGAG GCAATTATGGAAGTGGAAACTACAATGATTTTGGAAACTACAACCAACAGCCCTCAAATTACGGTCCAATGAAGAGTGGAAATTTTGGTGGCAGCAGGAACATGGGGGGACCATATGGTGGAG GAAACTATGGTCCAGGGGGCAGTGGAGGAAGTGGTGGTTATGGAGGGAGGAGCCGTTATTGA